In the genome of Populus nigra chromosome 19, ddPopNigr1.1, whole genome shotgun sequence, the window ATTTAGAGTTGATAGAGATACATCGAACAACTATCTTAAATCTCAtgtcaaattaataaattgtcgcgattgagaaaaaaacaaaaaggatagaAGGGGTAAGTTGCCAAACATGTTAGAACAAGGAAGAAGAGACATGAAAAATGACAGCCGTCTAGCTTACGCAaacattaaaaatctaaaataacaaGGAGACAATAACAGTGGTGAACAAGTACATGATGTTTCGTTGTTTCTCGTGCTACACACACACTGCATTATGATCcagacagtaaaaaaaaaaaaaaacatcaaaacctTGTTTGCCAGCCAGCATTTTGATGCCAGGGCCATATATATTTGACCACTTTCTAACTTAAAACATCACAGTCAACATACTATCAATCATTTCCTCatgttaaaaatctgaaaaaggaaaataaaataaaatcaaatcaaataaaaagagagaggtaCATTTTAGTGCAGCGGACGCAGAATAATAACGAGTGGACCTACCCAGCTAATATCAGATCAGACTAGTCACTGCGTCGTGAGGGAGTGCCCTGGAAATGCCAACTAGGACGCGAATTCTAGGTGTGGTGATGACAGCAAGGGATATCAGTGTCTGGTGTAAAGACAGTTATGCCACCACCTTAAACTTCGTTCTGCCGCGTGTTTGATGTTCTGACAGCTTTTATGGttgagttaaaagaaaaaaaatttaaaatatatttctagtTGATTCTTAAATGTGTTTAGTAATGTTGTCGTGgtgtatgttaatttttttttaaaaaaattaattaaaaatataataaaattatattatttatttattttattattgtcacCAGCATGTTGAAGCGGGACAAGctcctaaaaaataattaatgtgttcttagataagaaataattttaaaaattaaatgctgCTACAGTGCCAaagtatgttttaaaaaatacttataaagttaaaatagctgtgatataaattttttcatgcaaaataaataaaaaataatttattttaatttttataaaataaaattttgaagcaTAATTTTATACAAGTTCCActtcaaaaaaagtaaaaattatctgactaatcaaatgatttttttaataattaaataaaaaataaaagataccaTAATACTAAAGTAGAGCATCtgcttcaatttttcaagaatctAATTCACATATTCTTTAAAATCCATTTGGTTTCGcaagattttagattttattcaaattcaaattttacctTTTTTGAAGGATAATGTCGTTGGCTCACATTTTTAAACTTCAAACTACAGTTCTTGCCAGAAAAAGACATTACAGTAAATTATTTATCGAATCCGCATGAAATTGGCTCAAGTTGCAAATGGGCATGATTTCAAGACCAGCCATCATTGCACTTTTATATTTCAGTTACAATTTAATCCAGATATATTTATctggtaatgttttttttttttgatttgataaataatagatagagtataaatattatcaaatttaatttgaaatttatttaaacctaatccaaaacatacatttaaattatataaatgtatttaatagaatatttagattttttttacaatatgatACAAACAccttaatattgatataaaacacgtataaataaataatatttatcattttatcatttaatatatatacatatacttcatatatatacatatattgttatattttttgttgattaataaataataatagataataaATACCCATTAAACACTAAAAACCTGATAAATAGTTTAtggatatttaaattttttatttgatagataatgaatatatatatatatatatatatatatatatatattaagaaatataatTCACAGATATTCATTGTCATCTCTACTACAAATCGAGTTCAAATAATCtcatattttagggttttttgcacaaaaaaattaactttaattacatgtttttgATAGTGTGTTATctaaatttttgatttaattttttagtgatgAGTccactattaaaaataaaaaacacactagtaaaaacatgatttttatgcttttatttttacttttctgtTTTATGCTAAGAACGGTTGCAAcatataacaaatataaaaataaaaatctagacAAACACACTGTTAGTATCTCgaaatgaaaagatagagaaaacaatgaagacatgttttttttatatttctagtataaaaatttattttaaaattattctctttaatcaatttttttttgtttttaatatttttatctttttatttcaaaacagtaTTCAAACAATTACgataaacaaagaatatcagAATTCAAAGCCCACCCTTGCCTTCCTGGCTACTTTATATTATTTCTGTCCATTTCATAAAACTCCCTGCTTtccttaatttctttatttcttgCCTAATCATGGGCTACAACTTGGAAGATTTGGCTTGTACGAATGGCTATCAAGActgtagaaaaatcaattatattaattaaaaaatgaagtaAAAAGGTAGATAACTGAAGAGTAAAACCAACACAACatccatgataaaaaataattactccACGACCCGTCACGCTCTCAAATACACATGTAAGCTGACgctaaaaacaattatgaatctgagtttaacataaattttaaagtttatattttttttattcagcaaaaatctcataaaatctgaaatgataaatttaaatacCCTAAACatttataataactaaaaaacaactaataaaaagagttaaaaTCCAAAACTGATGaggaaaaaacttaaaatactGGCTAAAATTCAAATGCAATTTTGAGAGTTTTTAGAGTGAAATTTGGTGAATCCCTCAATCTAAATTCAGGTTTTTGtattagaaatttatatataaaaaaactcgagcccgaatcaataatttatttaaaagttataTCTATCTGGATAACTCGTTAAACGAATCAAATCCATCAAAACCTGGGCTAATTGTTACACGTCATAGGAGAGCTAATAGAGTTTATAAAGCCGCCTCTCCCTGAACCATGACAAATTTCTCTCCAGTCAATCTCCCTCTCCTTCCCTTCtccttcctttcctttcctctcTCTCTACTCTTTCCCACCCTCTCTATAAATCCACGCAATTCAACTAATCCCAACCTTGAAACTCACAGCCAGTAACCTCTTCAATGGAAATGGAAATTGTGATGCCAGTGCCACCTGTGGACTTCAACTTTGATAGCACCTGTTCTTCTCCTTACATGACTGCCCCTTCAAGTCCTCAAAGATTTGGCAACTTACTCTTTAGTGCCCCAACAAGCCCCACTCGTATGTCCTCTTTCTATAGGGAGCTTAATGATATAACTCTTTCTACAAATTCATCATCTACAATCCCTTTTGACTGGGAAAAGAAGCCTGGAGCTCCCAAATCCAAGAACCAAAGTGAAGACAACAACAAGAATGACGGTGATCTTGATGATTATAATGAGGATTTTGAGTTCGACTTTAGTGGTCAATTAGAAAGAACTTCTTTATCAGCTGAAGAACTATTCGACGGTGGAAAGATCAAACCTTTGAAGCCACCGCCTGGCTATGATTCTTCAGTTTCTTCTCCAAGGTCTCCAAGATCACCTAGATCAAGAGCCacaaaaaagaaggaatttGACCCCTTTCAAGCTGCCATTGAAGAGACATGTAGAGGAGAAGTTAAACTACAAATTAATCAACAAGGCCAAGCTCCCCATCAACGTGGAAGAGGCAGAAGCTGTGGTAGTGGTTCCTCATTTTCAGGTTCTATACGTAAAGGAAGCAGATCTTTATCTCCTTTAAGAGTCTCAGACATCACGTTTCATCAAGAAGAGAATTCCCagaattcaaataatatttcttctACAGCAAGCACCCCTAAATCATCTTACACGTCTTCTATCTTATCCGCAATATCATTCACATCGAAAAGGTACAAGAAATGGAAGCTGAAGGACTTATTGCTATTCAGAAGTGCATCAGAAGGAAGCAGGACGACAAGCTGCAATGACCCGTTAACAAAATATTCAGTCTTGTCCAAAAAAGAAGTGGCAGAGGATGTCAAGAATTCTAGCTTTCGGTCTACAGATAGTATAGGAAGTTCCAGGAGGAGATCAGGGCCTATATCAGCTCATGAGGTGCATTACACAGTGAACAGGGCGGTTTCagaggaaatgaaaaggaaaacctTCTTACCTTACAAGCAAGGTTTATTGGGGTGCTTGGGATTCAATCGGGCTGCAAGTGTGCATGAGATCTCTAGAGGTGTTAGGTCTTTGACACGTGGATGATTCAGATCAACTCAATctgggttttcttcttcttcttcttcttcttttgtgatttgaattttaatggTTAGCTTGATATATTTGTTATACATGATTATAATGGTGCTTTGTATGGAAATACGACATAATTAATGAAGACATCTACAAGATTACAAATGTGAACAGAACGCTGCTCGTGTTTGGCTGTGTCTGAGATGTGGTTTACCAAGTAAAAGATTCAAAATAGAATGCGGTTGTTGTGCTTATCTCTAAATTTGGCATCGACGTTTTCTAATGACTTCTGGTAAAAGGTTCGATACAGACAAATTTGACTGAacataataattatttcattgCTTTGCTCTGCAGTAAGAAATATTCTGGCATTGCAATTTTGGACCACATTGTATTCCATGGTGTGATACTTGCCTTGTAGGGAAAGTTCATATGTACCAGTCATAAGAAAACAGAACCCGCTGAACTAAAATGAGCTGAAATGGGTTTTAAGCAACACAGATCAATGAACTAAACAAGAAAACACAAGTAGCATTAAAGTGAATAGTTTTCTGAATGAGATCTTCAAGCCATTTCTAGAAAGGATCAAGAGGTCCATTTGATAATAAATTTCATTACAGGAGCTGAGTACATGTGGACCAATTGAATCATGTCATAGAGATTTATAATGGCACTCAACAGTAACAATGAGATTCACTGCACCAACCATTTAAACAATTTCATCGATTAAAAAGTTTCCCATCTAAAAATACGCATCACCAGCTAGAAAGTTGAAATGTTGGAGAATGATAACACAACATGGCATTAGCCGAAAAACTAAAGGGAAGCAGTGCACTACACATGGGTGGAAAAGGGTTTTCCCTAACATAATCATTATGTTAGTGGAATAATTACGCTCATGACGTTAAACAGTGTAAAGGTCTGTGATTGGTATATTGGCACCAATAGTCAAACGAAAGGTGGAGGAATCAATcactcaaaaaacaaaataaaactaacaaaactTGTCCTTTCCTGCATTTTATGACCATGATTTGCTCATCACTACAACCTGTAATGATGAACAGTCGAGGAAGCAGCttttgtttaaaatgttttaggCTCTCAGATATGTGCATATAATAgtcttaaaaaaaagcaaaatgagAGGGCTGCAAC includes:
- the LOC133679663 gene encoding uncharacterized protein LOC133679663, encoding MEMEIVMPVPPVDFNFDSTCSSPYMTAPSSPQRFGNLLFSAPTSPTRMSSFYRELNDITLSTNSSSTIPFDWEKKPGAPKSKNQSEDNNKNDGDLDDYNEDFEFDFSGQLERTSLSAEELFDGGKIKPLKPPPGYDSSVSSPRSPRSPRSRATKKKEFDPFQAAIEETCRGEVKLQINQQGQAPHQRGRGRSCGSGSSFSGSIRKGSRSLSPLRVSDITFHQEENSQNSNNISSTASTPKSSYTSSILSAISFTSKRYKKWKLKDLLLFRSASEGSRTTSCNDPLTKYSVLSKKEVAEDVKNSSFRSTDSIGSSRRRSGPISAHEVHYTVNRAVSEEMKRKTFLPYKQGLLGCLGFNRAASVHEISRGVRSLTRG